In the bacterium genome, one interval contains:
- the lpdA gene encoding dihydrolipoyl dehydrogenase, with translation MAPEVTYDLIVIGAGPGGYVAAIRAAQLGLKVACIEKERSLGGTCLNVGCIPSKALLESSELYAQAKDKLKDHGVQIGQLSLDLAKCMERKDQVVGQLTGGVAFLFKKNKVDHILGTAQVNADRSVTVRQNKEETLLKAKNVLIASGSSPIELPGLKIDQKSIVDSTGALALPKVPKSMIVIGGGYIGLELGSVYLRYGSQVTVLEALDRIVPAMDLEVGKAFQRILHKQGMNFQLSTKVKKATVGKDGVEVEVEDAAGKASTLNAEVVLVAVGRRPNTSGLGLDKAGIKLDERGRIAVNSHFQTSLAGVYAVGDVIAGPMLAHKAMEEGVAVVESLAGQAGHVNYDAIPSVVYTWPEVASVGLTEEQVKEKGIEYRAFKYPFTAVPKAIAMGEKEGFVKLIADKKTDRLLGAHILGPRASDMIAELVLAIEFKASAEDIARTCHAHPTLSEGVKEAALGLGSGPIHI, from the coding sequence ATGGCTCCCGAAGTCACTTATGACCTCATCGTCATCGGCGCCGGGCCCGGCGGCTACGTCGCGGCCATCCGCGCGGCCCAGCTCGGCCTGAAAGTCGCCTGCATCGAGAAAGAGCGCAGCCTGGGCGGAACCTGCCTCAATGTCGGCTGCATCCCCTCCAAGGCTCTGCTCGAATCCTCCGAGCTCTACGCCCAAGCCAAGGACAAGCTGAAGGACCACGGCGTCCAGATCGGTCAGCTCTCGCTCGACTTGGCCAAGTGCATGGAGCGAAAGGATCAAGTCGTCGGCCAGCTCACCGGCGGGGTCGCCTTCCTCTTCAAGAAGAACAAGGTCGACCACATCCTGGGCACCGCCCAGGTCAACGCCGACCGCTCGGTGACGGTGCGCCAGAACAAGGAAGAAACCCTGCTCAAGGCCAAGAACGTCCTGATCGCCAGCGGCAGCAGCCCGATCGAGCTGCCGGGCTTGAAGATCGATCAAAAGTCGATCGTCGACTCAACCGGCGCCCTGGCCCTGCCCAAGGTTCCCAAAAGCATGATCGTCATCGGCGGCGGCTACATCGGCCTAGAGCTGGGCTCGGTCTATCTACGTTACGGCAGCCAGGTCACCGTGCTCGAAGCTCTCGACCGAATCGTCCCGGCGATGGATCTCGAGGTCGGCAAGGCCTTCCAGCGGATCTTGCACAAGCAAGGCATGAATTTTCAGCTCTCGACCAAGGTCAAGAAAGCGACTGTCGGGAAGGATGGCGTCGAGGTCGAAGTCGAAGACGCCGCCGGCAAGGCCTCAACCCTCAACGCCGAAGTGGTCCTGGTCGCGGTCGGCCGCCGGCCCAACACCTCGGGCCTGGGCCTCGATAAGGCCGGGATCAAGCTCGATGAGCGGGGGCGAATCGCCGTGAACTCCCATTTCCAGACTTCGCTGGCCGGCGTCTACGCGGTCGGCGACGTGATCGCCGGCCCGATGCTGGCTCACAAGGCGATGGAGGAAGGCGTGGCGGTGGTCGAGAGTCTTGCCGGCCAAGCCGGCCACGTCAATTACGACGCGATTCCGAGCGTGGTCTACACTTGGCCCGAAGTCGCCTCGGTCGGCTTGACCGAAGAGCAGGTCAAGGAGAAGGGCATCGAATATCGGGCTTTCAAGTATCCCTTCACCGCGGTGCCCAAGGCCATCGCGATGGGCGAGAAGGAAGGCTTCGTCAAATTGATCGCCGACAAGAAGACCGACCGCCTGCTCGGGGCCCACATCTTGGGGCCGCGGGCTTCGGACATGATCGCCGAGTTGGTGCTCGCCATCGAGTTCAAGGCCAGCGCCGAGGACATCGCCCGCACCTGCCACGCCCATCCGACCTTATCCGAGGGCGTGAAAGAAGCAGCCCTGGGCTTGGGCAGCGGTCCGATCCATATCTGA